TTACTGAACTAGGCACACAATTATTTAGAACAGGAGAACAGTATTTTCTGATTCTGATCCTGTAGTAAATCTGAAATCTGAATTGATCTGAAAGGATATCCTACTGATTTCTTATTTATTTCTGCCTTCCATCTGTGCTTCTGAGCTTGATATTTACAGTTAGTTTTTCGCTTGATATTTACAGTTGGTTTTTCTTCAATCTCGTGTCTCTTttcattttatcattttttttttctttttctgatcaGGCCAAAGCTAGGCCCCAATGCCTAGCACAACTTGTCTAACCCTACTACATTTAAAATCTGAACTATGATTACACAGATGAAAAGATGAAAATTTAAAATTATGATCACAAAGATGAACAAAACGGAGAAGCAGAATTAAAGAAAGACCGAAAACTGAAAATTCTACTTCAAGCTGTACAGAATTCATATGTAAGGTTCACTTCTACAAAATTCTAGAACTACGTCTACGTATTTACTCGAATCGAGCCTTCGGATTGTAATCATGGCTCAACAGAAACCGCACCCTTGGCCCATAAAAAAAGTTCACCATACGACTTTTGTTTAAAGGCTCCAGAAAATACCCAATCCAAGGAGAAACTAGTGATGTGCAACTATATCTGAGAGTAGAGCTATTAAGAAAGAAGAATGCAGCTTTACCAGTTCACGAAGGCAAAGCATCTAACGTGGTGAGATGTTGACAAGCTTAGCACGCCGAGTATGGGGGTCCAATTCCATTCGAAACCCAAGCTCAGTAAGTGCAGGCACATCTGCAGACCCTTGAATCTCCAATTCTGCAACTATTTTCTGGTTCTCTTCGTTTCCCTCGAGCAAATTCCTCACTGCCCAGATTCCACATTCCCTCAAAAACTCATTGTCGTCATCAGTAACGCATTGTTGTAACAGCAAAAGGATAGCATCTTTCTGCCTAATAGCATCCTGCACATGCTTCATTCCATACAAACAATTGGCTATAACAGCAACTATATCCCTCCTAAACCCTTTATAAGGGCAAAACTTCAATTGTACAGAAGCGCTCTCTTGTGGAAAAGATTTCTTGATTGTCGAAGGAGGCTCCAGCTCACGAAGAAAATCTATAAGAAGATCAAGAAGTCCTGATGACAGTAATAAATCAACTATGGTAACTGATtcttcactttttaatttaactCTATCCTGTGCACAAATATCCCTCAAAATGTTAATTGAATACCCAAGAACATCAACTGCAGGAGTACCAGTTGGAAGCTTGGATTGCCCTCTCGAGAAAAAATCAACTACTGTAACAACTCTCTTAAGTATTCCGAGAACAGAGAGGGCAAACTTCTTGGGTACGAGTTCATTACGTTTCTTGTTCAAGGTCTCATAGAGGACACTCAATAGAAATTCATTCTCCAGTGTAAAAATATCATCAGtgtccttcaaattgttgttCTTCTCGACAACACTAGCTGTGCTCAACATAAAAAATAACGGTGAAAAATAGGATTCCTCGAGGCATATTTTTGCAAGAAGCCCCAACAACCAATCTTCCCTGAgaccatctaataaaataacaaaagactataaatataaaaaatacaaaaatatgttCTGCATAAAAACACAACAAACGTGATCCATATCAACAAGAGATCAAAACACTTATGCATAAGAAGACACAAAAAGTTACCTCTTGAAGCAGTTGTAACAATTTCCGCTACGATCTGTAACCCTTGAACCTCACAAAGCTGCCTCATTATTTCATTACTTCCGTTGCAGCAAGAATATAAAACCATACttaagacatcagaaattttcttCACTCGAACTCTAGCAATATCTTTAAATAAAACAGGAAAGAGTCGAAACCAAACAGCAGCCTGATGTTCCTCCCCAGCTCCACATACATTGCCTAGAAGCTCCAACCCAAATCGGATAATCTCGATAATCTCATCACCGAAGTTTGTATCAAAACAAATTGAATCAAATGCCCTAGCGACgacatcgactccatcttcctcTATGAAGCAATTCTGATTCAAAATTTCTCCCGCACAAAGGTTTCTAAGAAGTTTTAAAGACAACGtaacaagaacatgatttgaaGAGGACATTTGACATCTGATGAGGTCAAGAATTATAGGTAGGATCTTGACTGAAGCAAGATTCAAACGACCATCAGGAGTTTTAGCAGTTTCAATAAGATTTTCAAGGGCTTGGTCTAATTTGGCACAATTAGCACTAGCAAGCAACGGGTCAAGAATATGCTCAGGCACAACCAATGTCAGGGGCGACGTGTTCTCCATCTTTTTATTTAACACAAGAGTTGCAAACAACCTGAAAGCTACTAACCTGTGGAAACGAGTGCTAAACATCAGCTTCCATGAAAAATACAGTAAAGAATATCAACAAACACAATAAAAAAACTGAgacacaaaaaaaacaaaaatctacCTTAAGCCAATGAATTCAATCACAACAAAATTTCATCATAAGATGTCTCTTACAATGAACATGTAGAAATCTAATTAAACACAAAGCCTAAACTAGCAAAGTGAAGACAATTTACTCAAACGTTTAGACTCAGTGGGTTGAATGACAAATCTAGGGTAGTTAATGATGCTTTCCCCTTGATCAAATTGGAGCCCAAATACGATAGATAGAAAATAGCCACACAAGTAGAATACAAGCACAAGTAATTTGCAAACAGAAAACTTTGATTTTATTGCTATAGAGTAAGAACGTACAACGTTTACCTTTTAGGTTTATTTCTGACCTAGGTGTTGTTTCTTCCTCTTGGTTTGTTTTTCCTCTAGTATTCCTCTAGTCTTCTGGATGTGTCCCTCTACAGGAACCCCCTATTTTTGTAGCCTTCTAGGAATAGGACTCCTACTATTCCTTCCAGGCGTAAAAGTCTACTTTTAGAATTACTTGGACCTAGGTATAGAGTGTTCAAATGGGCCTAAAAGAGGATCATCACCTGACCTCTCCTGATGCAGCATGTTTTCTTATTCCAATGTAGTGGTTTGTAACCtctttctaaacaaaacaagtcTCTAATCCAGATAATCTGTACCACAACAAAAACATTACACAAAAAACACCCAATTATGTACCTAAAACCCTAACGAAAGAATTCATAGGTTCCATGTTTTTTGCTCAATTGATGTTGAGCAAAAGAAAGGTAAATAAAACTGGCAAACAATCAAAACCAAATGCCTTGTGTTAACAAATTCAATGTGTAGACTAAACAAAATAAACCCTAAGCTGTCCAAGATATACATAAAATCTTAAACCTAAGAATAAACAGTGACCAAATTCGTAGTAGAGAAAGAAATTGATCTTTTCTGAGAACTGGAATGATTTCCTTTGATGTAATCTCGTCCTTTGAGCAGAAATTTTGAGTAGTTATCTAGAGACGATTTGAGTACAGGAGTTGGGGAAGAAATAGCAAAAGCAATTTCCATTCTAGAGaaagaaaatttagggttttgaattataAAATCTCTCCCGTGGAGTAAATTTTGCAGAATGTCAGTGATTTTCATTGAACGTATCGGGACCTTCGGGtataaccccctactatatgggatCAACATATGAAGCCCATACATGTTAACTTTTCTGAGGCTAAGAcatgatttcattttaaatattTCATAAAAATAAGAATCAGAAACACACATTCACCTCTAAAGATCAAGGACATGGAAAAAGAGTCGGGAAAACATGTTATCCAAGGAATTACCATAACAATGTTATACAAAACCCTAAATCCTCTCTAATCCTATTAGAAATTAGCAAACCCTATACCAACCAAAAACCCTTAATCAGGGAAATGAAATTGCAAAGGTGAACAAGAAATTGACAcagggaggaggaggaggaggttggGAGAGAACATACCTTTGTGCAGAGATCGTTGCTGGCAGGGATTTCCTGTTTAATGATGGATGGGTGTAAGGGTTTTTGAGATTCTTTTAAGATTTTCAGAGAGAGTGTGTGAATAAATACTGAACACTGTCCCTTGATGTTCCAATAGGAAGTTTGATTAAGGCACCCTCCCCTGAGATTAGCACCACGTTTGTTACCCGACTTCTGTACTGGGCCTACTGCTGGAGTCGAGCGTATTTGGAAATCAACCTGTTCCGAGAcatactagatttttttgaggcatactaaataatacCAAAATAGAGTCACTAAATAAACAACAAGATCACCCTTTATCCATCCTTTTTGATAATgacataactacccttatataattagtattaatgattatgattagatttgattaattaggaattttaaggattgattaaaaattaaattattagtgttaaattagtaaagaaatcaaatttatgtgagagagttggaatttttgagaggaagaagaagaagtgaaaaaaacttgggttttgagattttagtgattagaaatgACCAAAATATGTGATTCAAATCAGgggtagacttctatacgaggtttaatgtcctttttataagttgaatctatcaaaaaattgaatctttaaaacccagatctactgaccagatgaatagttcggctgataacttgtcagccgaacctatatgtttcgaaaatatacctaggttcggctaacaacttgtcagccgaacctaggtatgtaTTTTCGAAACacagaggttcggctgacaagttatcagccgaccTTTACACTGTAATTcacgaatttaggttcggctgattcgaacaaaatcgttCTTAGCGGAACCTAGgtgtattttcaaaaaactgaggttcggctcacaagttatcaaccgaacttcactctgtaactgacgaatttaggttcggttgattcgaacaaaatctagcaaaattGCATTAgtcgaacatagtgtttctctaaatcatatactaggttcggctcaaaattgatattccaagatcagccgaactgatcgtccgaaaaccctaatttaatctttgaaatcatagtttatcgatcgaacaaaataaaatcaatcaaaaacaagatgggtttattacaaatgcattctaaaatacatctaggatcaattgagatttggatttcgcattccaacatcgctcacttcgatttgtGTTtcgtttgattgattgattgcttgattgAATTTGAGTcaaagatgtttaagtttaaaggttattttgatttttgattttaagtttttgagATAAGGGAACTCTAGTAATTagattgtttaaggatatataggtaattgcactacttttagacaccccttataaaaccACCCTAGATGGGATAATAAATAAATATGCCTCAAAAgaattcagtatgcctcaaaacaggtttctttgaAAAAAAAGCAGTTGTTATCCCAAAGGCTGATATATCAATATGTGCTGAGATTGCAGTCCTTTTTTTTATCCGTAAAGATAAATTTATATTAAAGAAATGTTACGTACAAAATTGATTGTCCGCGACCCTCGTGCATGATAAGCAACTCACATAGAAGCCCTCGTACAACCCTCACATAGAAACCCTCGTACAACCCCCGTACATGATAAGCAACCAGCAACCCACATATAAATCCTCGTACAAACGTACAAGATATCCATCAACGGACTGATGGCCAAGGAAAAACCCTTTATATGTTTCTGGTATGTCATGGAAATCTGGGATCGAGACTACTTTTGTGTTCGAATGCAATGCCAGTGTAGAAACTACAGTGCGTTCCTATTTGAATTAATGGGAGCATGACTATTTCTCTAAACAATTGTAGACAAGTGTTTCTATTCAGATCATCGTTTTCTTTGTGGATACAATGGACGCCACATAGTGAGGATAGACTGCAGACAATGACTTGCAGTCTATTATTCGTCAGGTTACAGGTGTATACCGAAAATGCTAAATAGCACCCGGATTTGTACACCAAAATTTGACACCGTTTATGTTTCAAATTTGTATTGGTTTATTTCTTAAAAGGGACCCCCTATTTTTCCTGGTGGGGTAGGGTGTGAAGACAATGAATGGTTGAGAGGACCGTTACATAATGGTGTATTCAAGTGGTGTAGAAAACCGGGGTCTGCGTGGCACTTTCAGGTATGTACCAAACATCCGACTCATTTAGTATTATATGTTTTTAGAGCTCAGGCTTCAGTGTAGGAGATGCCATTTTAATTTTTAAGATTTACAACCCATCAGGCATCAGGTATCATATGATAGAAATTATACTCAATCGCTATGACCGGTCCAGACCCTACCATGGTTAGTTGTTCATCACTGACCATCAATACTGCCAATTTTGACGTCAACCACTGGACCACATTAGTCTATCCCACCCATTTTGTAAAAAAGTCCCCTCTACGAACTAGCTATCTCACATGCCTGCTGAGATATGCCTGGAGAAAACACGAAATCCTAATTGGACAGGTTAATGTTTGCTACCCAAATTGAGCTAGAAAAGAAAACCATTTGTCTCTGGTCATCTTCGCAAACCCAATATGATCTAGAAAAATAGTCGCAACTATTTGGCGATTTTATGCTCGGTTGACAATGTATTATTGAAGTTAATTTTTAACTTTTGTTTAAAAAGAGTGCATTTTACTCTTGTTACCCCGATTTTAAGGGAGTTTTCATCTGATCATCTGCTTTGATATCATAGGGGGTTGCATTGGAATCCAGCATCAACTACGTCTAATTATGGCGGTGCCGGTCCAACCTATCTTCAACGGGAATTCGAGTATAGTGGAAAAATTTGATAGCTCGCCCAATATATACGCATGATTACCTCTACAACATGTACGTTTGAAGAAACTGCAGGCTGGGTAATCCAATTCCTAGGGAATGTGTCAAGTTCTTTGAACCGAACCGAAAAATTGAATTTAATGTAATTACGAATTTCAATTCCTAAGAATCCGATTCCCTCCAAGATAATAAATTTCTATTGCATTGGTCCAGTAGTGCAATGGAATTGAACTCCGGATAAAAACGAAGGTAATTGAATTACCTCAACCGAATATAAACTTTTGGGATTTGAATTGGATTTCTCGGAATCAACATCATATACATGTTTCGATGTTTATTTAAACTTGGTACAAAAAGAATATACATTGGGTCATTCGGTGCAATGGTATTTGTTAACAGTTTAGGAGTCTTAGGGTGTTACCAATTTAGAAGTCTTTGGGGGTACGAGTCAAATATAGGGTCGGTTTTTATAACTTCGACAGTTATTTGATAACCAGTCCAAGCCGAAGCGATTGAATAAATCTGGATCGCAAAGTATGTCCTAATTGATTACAATCATTACAACAATGTTTCTCTTACCAAACACCAGGTTATTGATTTAGGTATTAATGTGTTTGATTGTCTGTGTGTGTATCTgttatggaaagaaaaaaaaaatctattattATGGTTCAAACAAGTTTATGTAGACATAAAAGACACCGGCTCCAAACTTGATAACCAATTAACACAAAAATATTATGTCATCAAAAATGACCAATTAATTTATCTGCGTGATCTATATCGTAACCACAGAATGGTTAACATTTAGTGGTAAGAACATAACAAAAGAATAACTAGGATGTCGACTGGCTATAAGGAGCAACTGATTATGCAAAAAAATTAAAGAGATTAAAGCTTCTTTATAGACGAAAACGGTTTGATCATAATGTCATCACCCTTCCTGTCATCCTTTACCTTGAAACTATGTAAATGCATCGGAACAAGGTTTTCCCCATCATTCTGGTGCAGATATGTTGAATCTCTTGGTGGTTTATCGTTGGATAACGTAAAATCAAATTGGGGACATTattttgtatctcaatttcttttAGGGGTGCAATCTTTTTTGAATTTTAGTTTCCTTACAAGTCTCCGTAAGTTGGTTCCTTAGAATTTGGTCAATTTGGAGTTTGTGTTGTATAACTTTGGTGGTTCACTTAGCTTACTTCTTGTGACCTGAAAACCATTTTTATTCAATTTTAATCTTTGCCAAGGCAAAAGAATAAATAAAGGTTTAAGATACTCTTTTGTTTCAGAATGTTGTAACTGATTATTTTTCGATGAGTctattagtttttaattttttttctctcttgaaGACATTTGTACCAAAAAGTAATAGAGAATAGGAAACTACAAATATGAGTCTCAAAGCATCATAATTTTTTTGAAAAGATCATATGTTTTATTTGAAAATAGCAAGTTATGTTGGCTATATTGTCTGAAACTTTACCTTGCATTGCCTAGAAAGGTAAAACAACAAGTAGGGGAGGCCTTGTGCACAATCAGTCTTCTCATAATCAGTCTACGATCTCTGCTCATTTTGTTTTTTTCCACACCAATTCTTGACATTAGCATATTGATTTTTGTTTGCAAGAAAAATATCATGCTTACTAATTTGTTACCcaatacagtagaaactctataaattaatgctgTCGGGATCATCAACatttattaattaagcgagatattaattaattgataaattaataattaataattattaatttatagataaatttcatatcaaatacttagtttctaaacaaaCGAGGataatccaaaaataaaatatatatttcatatagaaatacaatatgaaatcatTTTACTGAcgaataaaaaatattttatataaatacaatatgaaatcataTTACTGATACAAACAAATCATAAACACAATATGGCTTCTCATCTTAAAGGTGTCAAAAAATCAATAATGACCGATGAAATCTCAGAGCAttatgcaagcacaacaaggataatccaacaacaccaaaaattcttacaatgatatgaaaaattagaaatgaaattcaatgcgatattgattttaacaaaaaaaaaacagaagccaattaaatcatttttcaaaaaatcttcGTAAATCATTAATGTATTGACTATATATATAATGCATTGCATTATtgatttatatttcatatggggcttacataggtaatcaaaaaagtgttatcttataattttaacgaattattaatttggcatgTTCTCCCCGACTCGGGACTGACCAATAATATTAtataagagagtttattaaataatcgagtattaattaaaagagtttgTACTGTATTCCATTAGCAAGAAACAGACCCATGCATCGCACGGGTGAGAAACTAGTCCACATAAAAGCCCAGATGAAAC
The nucleotide sequence above comes from Papaver somniferum cultivar HN1 chromosome 8, ASM357369v1, whole genome shotgun sequence. Encoded proteins:
- the LOC113301630 gene encoding ataxin-10-like, producing MENTSPLTLVVPEHILDPLLASANCAKLDQALENLIETAKTPDGRLNLASVKILPIILDLIRCQMSSSNHVLVTLSLKLLRNLCAGEILNQNCFIEEDGVDVVARAFDSICFDTNFGDEIIEIIRFGLELLGNVCGAGEEHQAAVWFRLFPVLFKDIARVRVKKISDVLSMVLYSCCNGSNEIMRQLCEVQGLQIVAEIVTTASRDGLREDWLLGLLAKICLEESYFSPLFFMLSTASVVEKNNNLKDTDDIFTLENEFLLSVLYETLNKKRNELVPKKFALSVLGILKRVVTVVDFFSRGQSKLPTGTPAVDVLGYSINILRDICAQDRVKLKSEESVTIVDLLLSSGLLDLLIDFLRELEPPSTIKKSFPQESASVQLKFCPYKGFRRDIVAVIANCLYGMKHVQDAIRQKDAILLLLQQCVTDDDNEFLRECGIWAVRNLLEGNEENQKIVAELEIQGSADVPALTELGFRMELDPHTRRAKLVNISPR